The proteins below are encoded in one region of Hordeum vulgare subsp. vulgare chromosome 3H, MorexV3_pseudomolecules_assembly, whole genome shotgun sequence:
- the LOC123440440 gene encoding uncharacterized protein LOC123440440 has translation MNGYRNLASSPPAPSGGEPEPEPAPSPATAKEGKWEGAAVGAATMVRNLSSASHRFAAVERSKSTSGRRFQAVVRRAFSMRRQPASSLSEGYWRIHDGLDDGDDGAEAPEEVDEEKKRQAEPEVPGDAAASNGEVEKEESEKKKKKRGHIFKACKKLLGFKRV, from the coding sequence ATGAACGGCTACCGCAACCTCGCCTCGTCCCCTCCGGCGCCCAGCGGCGgggagccggagccggagccaGCCCCGTCCCCGGCCACGGCGAAGGAGGGcaagtgggagggggcggcggtcggGGCGGCGACCATGGTCAGGAACCTCTCGTCCGCCTCCCACAGGTTCGCGGCCGTGGAGCGGAGCAAGTCCACCAGCGGCCGCCGCTTCCAGGCGGTCGTGAGGAGGGCCTTCTCCATGCGGAGGCAGCCGGCGTCCAGCCTCTCGGAGGGGTACTGGCGGATCCACGACGGCctggacgacggcgacgacggcgccGAGGCGCCAGAGGAGGTCGACGAGGAGAAGAAGCGTCAGGCGGAGCCGGAGGTGCCGGGAGACGCCGCGGCGAGCAATGGCGAGGTCGAGAAAGAggagagcgagaagaagaagaagaagcggggTCACATCTTCAAGGCGTGCAAGAAGCTTCTTGGATTCAAACGTGTCTAA
- the LOC123440439 gene encoding uncharacterized protein LOC123440439: MSESGQRSRPWPVGDAAMTPSEPAAAADARGEAPTLRDFGTSMDAISFGFAATAILISIFLLMAIFEHLIRPQAFQAPADSPRGRRRRSHRSPGKPRSPPMVQTVLRAADLSVLMPGQRYPTYLAQPAPLPPPCPREGMHWPPHDHRRSHMPP; encoded by the exons ATGAGCGAGTCTGGGCAGAGGTCGAGGCCGTGGCCAGTAGGGGACGCCGCGATGACGCCGTCCGagccggccgcggccgcggacgcGAGGGGCGAGGCGCCCACGCTGAGGGACTTCGGCACGTCCATGGACGCCATCTCCTTCGGGTTCGCGGCCACCGCCATCCTcatctccatcttcctcctcatgGCCATCTTCGAGCACCTCATCAGGCCCCAGGCGTTCCAGGCGCCGGCCGACTCCCCGCGAGGCAGACGCCGGCGTAGCCACCGCTCTCCCGGCAAACCCCGGAGCCCGCCCATG GTGCAGACAGTGCTGCGGGCGGCGGACCTGTCGGTGCTGATGCCGGGGCAGCGGTACCCGACGTACCTCGCGCAGCCGGCGCCATTGCCGCCGCCGTGCCCCAGGGAGGGCATGCACTGGCCGCCGCACGACCACCGCCGCTCCCACATGCCACCCTAA